A genomic segment from Candidatus Korarchaeum sp. encodes:
- a CDS encoding 40S ribosomal protein S25, with amino-acid sequence MPSISDILSYLLSAVLIFFGLIFLIASVFEPMRVLPGIALMGLGGLLIYLRYMLREAKASEERLEAAVIRLAKRRGGFVSVADVSSELNLPVELARKILEGLERKGLAFLDFKKIGDEGVEVYRILGASEEEES; translated from the coding sequence TTGCCCTCAATATCTGATATCTTATCTTATTTGCTCTCAGCAGTTCTCATATTTTTCGGATTGATATTCCTGATAGCTAGCGTATTCGAACCTATGAGAGTGCTACCGGGGATAGCCCTAATGGGCCTGGGGGGCTTGTTGATCTACCTCAGGTATATGTTGAGGGAAGCTAAAGCCTCCGAGGAGAGGTTAGAGGCAGCTGTCATAAGGCTGGCTAAGAGGAGGGGTGGATTCGTCTCAGTAGCGGACGTATCCTCTGAACTGAACTTACCAGTTGAGCTCGCTAGGAAGATACTGGAGGGGCTCGAGAGGAAGGGACTGGCATTCCTCGACTTCAAAAAGATAGGAGATGAGGGAGTGGAAGTATATAGGATACTCGGAGCCTCCGAGGAAGAGGAGTCATGA
- a CDS encoding CoA-binding protein, whose protein sequence is MGLDVFFRPSSVAIVGASRSEEKVGHVILRRMVEIGFEGKIYPVNPNADEILGLKCYRSISDIPGGIDLVVIAVRADLTPAIIEEAADKGARGALVISGGFSEVGNWELERKLIEVARRRGIRIIGPNCLGIFDPKDKIDTLFLPERVIPRPGGGKIAVITQSGSLGSTVLTMMRKEGMGISKFVSYGNRADVDEGELLEYLMEDEDTEVIAAYVESVANGRRFMESLRRASRRKPVVVLKGGRTSSGDRAVRSHTGSMAGSSEIFHSAVKQSGGILVSSLGEFLDSTQTLASQPPMSGDRVAVITNGGGFGILAVDALESMGFELNPPSERLERKLKEILPPYYPIGNPTDLTGDSTPEQFLEVGSIFSESGEYDALFIIPLLGVPAMIPSKTLEALSELLESSKIPIVAVAVPTTEEVDSILRELKKRGLPIFPTPERAAHALLSLKKYGEVLGSMGKFREP, encoded by the coding sequence ATGGGCCTGGATGTCTTCTTCAGACCTAGCTCTGTAGCTATAGTCGGCGCATCTAGGAGTGAGGAGAAAGTGGGACACGTCATCCTCAGGAGGATGGTGGAAATAGGATTCGAAGGGAAGATATATCCAGTTAATCCGAATGCAGATGAGATCTTAGGGCTCAAATGCTATCGATCTATCTCAGATATACCGGGGGGTATTGATCTAGTCGTAATAGCTGTTAGGGCAGATCTCACGCCAGCGATCATAGAGGAAGCAGCTGATAAAGGGGCAAGGGGAGCCTTGGTTATCTCAGGTGGGTTCTCGGAAGTGGGGAACTGGGAGCTCGAGAGGAAGCTCATCGAAGTAGCTAGGAGGAGGGGTATAAGGATAATTGGACCGAATTGCCTAGGGATATTCGATCCTAAGGACAAGATAGATACCCTCTTCCTCCCGGAGAGGGTAATACCTAGGCCTGGTGGGGGGAAAATAGCTGTAATCACGCAGAGCGGTAGTCTGGGGAGCACTGTACTCACGATGATGAGGAAGGAGGGCATGGGGATAAGTAAATTCGTGAGTTATGGGAATAGGGCGGATGTAGATGAGGGGGAGCTTCTGGAATATCTGATGGAAGATGAGGATACCGAGGTAATAGCAGCTTACGTAGAGAGCGTGGCTAACGGTAGGAGGTTCATGGAGTCCCTGAGGAGGGCATCTAGGAGGAAACCGGTAGTAGTCCTCAAGGGGGGTAGGACTTCATCGGGCGATAGGGCTGTGAGGAGTCACACTGGATCGATGGCGGGGAGCAGCGAGATATTCCACTCGGCTGTGAAGCAGAGCGGGGGGATACTCGTGAGCAGTTTGGGGGAGTTCTTGGATTCCACTCAGACGCTAGCATCACAGCCCCCTATGTCAGGCGATAGAGTAGCTGTTATAACGAATGGAGGGGGTTTCGGGATACTAGCTGTAGATGCCCTCGAATCGATGGGCTTCGAGTTGAACCCACCCTCTGAGAGGTTGGAGAGGAAGCTGAAGGAGATACTCCCCCCTTACTATCCTATCGGAAATCCGACGGATCTGACAGGCGACTCGACACCCGAGCAATTCCTAGAGGTCGGCAGCATATTCTCCGAGAGCGGTGAGTACGATGCCCTCTTCATAATACCCTTACTCGGGGTCCCCGCTATGATACCGAGTAAGACCTTAGAGGCATTATCAGAGCTCCTGGAGTCCTCAAAGATACCTATTGTCGCTGTAGCAGTACCTACGACTGAAGAGGTAGACTCTATACTGAGGGAATTGAAGAAGAGGGGATTGCCGATATTCCCCACGCCCGAGAGGGCCGCGCATGCTCTCCTCTCACTCAAAAAATATGGTGAAGTCCTCGGAAGCATGGGAAAATTTCGAGAGCCTTAG
- the metG gene encoding methionine--tRNA ligase subunit beta yields the protein MSYVPFSDFKKLDIRIGEIIEADKIEGSRKLVRLVVDLGSERRQLVAGIAEFYEPKDLIGRQIVVVTNLERRKFMGVESQGMLLAAVVDGRPVLIEPEERVPPGTPVS from the coding sequence ATGAGCTACGTCCCCTTCTCAGACTTCAAGAAGCTTGATATAAGGATAGGGGAGATAATAGAAGCTGATAAGATAGAGGGGAGCAGGAAGTTAGTTAGATTAGTAGTGGATCTGGGCAGTGAGAGGAGGCAACTCGTAGCAGGGATAGCTGAGTTCTATGAGCCGAAGGACCTCATAGGGAGGCAGATAGTCGTAGTGACGAACTTAGAGAGGAGGAAGTTCATGGGAGTGGAGTCTCAAGGCATGCTACTAGCGGCTGTAGTCGATGGTAGGCCTGTCCTAATCGAGCCGGAGGAGAGAGTCCCGCCAGGGACTCCGGTCTCATGA
- a CDS encoding DNA repair exonuclease: MRLVHLSDSHLGKAQFNLAEREDDFYSSFSRAIDIAISEKPDLLIYTGDLFDSYRPHPRAFVKAFESLMRVIERGIPIAIIEGNHELGPDVVKKQITSPIANMEALFNRLGYGKLFIRLNARVERIGDLVIAGLPYKSLGKDVPDAISKLERECKNLCNCPSVLMIHQGVKGMIKTFYPELDFPHIASTSFDYVAMGHYHNKVVRRSGNRVFAYSGSTEIVELREAFSSDGSKYILSVDIERDGIDVKEIKLETRPFITFSEIIRNTRDLYSLIERIRDEIKGKEKPVICGRIYVKGSMKPGFSTGEIRRSLSSDALHIVIKERFEEREEVSEEIPLLGLEDTISQLISSLKIDEDIKSLAIRIFDLWYREGKRGEDFLNEVMRMVDEY, from the coding sequence GTGAGGTTAGTCCATTTATCGGACAGTCACCTGGGGAAAGCTCAATTCAATCTAGCTGAGAGGGAAGATGACTTCTACTCATCCTTCAGTAGGGCAATAGATATCGCTATATCCGAGAAACCGGATCTACTCATATACACTGGAGATCTATTCGATAGCTACAGACCGCATCCCAGAGCATTCGTTAAGGCTTTCGAATCCCTCATGAGAGTGATCGAGAGGGGGATACCGATAGCGATAATAGAGGGGAACCATGAGCTGGGGCCCGATGTCGTGAAGAAGCAGATAACTTCCCCTATCGCGAACATGGAGGCTCTCTTCAATAGGCTGGGTTATGGGAAATTGTTCATAAGGCTCAATGCTAGAGTCGAGAGGATAGGCGACCTCGTCATAGCCGGCCTACCTTACAAGAGCCTCGGTAAGGACGTCCCAGATGCGATAAGCAAGCTCGAGAGAGAATGCAAGAACTTATGCAACTGCCCCTCAGTACTCATGATACACCAGGGAGTTAAGGGGATGATCAAAACATTCTATCCCGAGCTCGATTTCCCTCACATAGCGAGCACTAGCTTCGATTACGTCGCTATGGGTCACTACCACAATAAGGTCGTGAGGAGGAGCGGGAATAGGGTTTTCGCTTACTCAGGATCCACTGAGATAGTTGAGCTGAGGGAAGCCTTCTCCTCTGACGGGAGCAAGTATATCCTCTCCGTAGATATAGAGAGGGACGGGATAGATGTGAAGGAGATAAAGCTCGAGACGAGACCATTCATAACTTTCTCTGAGATAATCAGGAACACGAGAGATCTGTATTCCCTGATAGAGAGGATAAGGGATGAGATTAAGGGGAAGGAGAAGCCAGTTATATGCGGAAGGATTTACGTGAAGGGATCTATGAAGCCCGGATTCTCCACTGGGGAGATCAGGAGGTCCCTCTCTAGCGATGCCCTCCATATAGTTATCAAGGAGAGGTTCGAGGAGAGGGAAGAAGTATCAGAGGAAATCCCTTTATTGGGGTTAGAGGACACTATATCGCAACTCATAAGCTCACTCAAGATAGATGAGGACATCAAATCCCTCGCGATTAGGATATTCGACTTATGGTACAGGGAGGGGAAGAGGGGGGAGGACTTCTTGAACGAAGTCATGAGGATGGTGGATGAATATTGA
- a CDS encoding MBL fold metallo-hydrolase, translating into MAKVSITCLGGTREVGKSAILLEAGRTRVLLDYGMKLIPKQHPEFPPIPEEVDAVLLTHAHLDHSGALPRLVSHGMEVPIYALDITKYYTELLLYDSIKVAKLKDHDLGYGAREVNKTLENFRNIEFNIPFKVGDLEVTAIDAGHIPGSAMFYINYDGTSLLYTGDFNTVESRLMPPAKIEEVPEIDILITETTYAKKEHPPRDKQEILLKETVMETLESGGTAIIAGFAIGRLLEVAMALRARGFKGEIFLDGMARKSTEITSEFSNKVRNYEEMSLTIRSMIPVRDWGMRERIAKRASVVLTTSGMLEGGPVHYYVKERKEDENSALILTGYQVDGSEGRRVLEEGKMEIDGEDNWISMRVNQLNFSAHVSRSGILRTIRDLSPREVVAVHGDRASDFADELEKMGIAAYSPEIEETLDF; encoded by the coding sequence GTGGCTAAAGTATCTATAACGTGCTTAGGGGGGACTAGAGAAGTTGGGAAGAGCGCAATCCTACTCGAGGCTGGAAGGACGAGAGTACTGCTGGATTATGGGATGAAGTTAATACCTAAGCAGCATCCAGAGTTCCCCCCTATCCCGGAGGAAGTAGATGCCGTGCTCCTCACGCATGCCCACTTAGACCACTCTGGCGCACTGCCCAGGCTCGTGAGCCACGGTATGGAGGTACCTATATACGCTCTAGATATAACGAAGTACTACACAGAACTCTTGCTCTACGATTCCATAAAGGTAGCGAAATTGAAGGATCACGACTTAGGTTATGGAGCGAGGGAAGTGAACAAGACATTAGAGAACTTCAGGAACATAGAGTTCAATATACCGTTTAAGGTAGGGGACTTGGAGGTCACTGCTATAGATGCTGGGCACATCCCGGGGAGCGCTATGTTCTACATAAATTACGATGGCACCTCCCTGCTTTACACAGGGGACTTCAATACAGTGGAGTCTAGGCTAATGCCTCCGGCTAAGATAGAGGAGGTCCCCGAGATAGATATATTGATAACTGAAACGACTTACGCTAAGAAGGAGCATCCACCCAGGGATAAGCAGGAGATACTCCTGAAAGAGACTGTTATGGAGACATTGGAAAGTGGAGGTACCGCCATAATAGCGGGCTTCGCGATAGGCAGGTTACTAGAGGTAGCGATGGCCCTGAGGGCGAGGGGCTTCAAGGGCGAGATATTCCTAGATGGTATGGCGAGGAAGAGCACAGAGATAACATCGGAGTTCTCAAATAAAGTCAGGAATTATGAAGAGATGAGCCTGACTATAAGGAGCATGATCCCCGTGAGGGATTGGGGGATGAGGGAGAGGATAGCGAAGAGAGCTAGTGTCGTGTTAACTACATCGGGTATGCTGGAGGGAGGGCCCGTCCACTATTACGTTAAGGAGAGGAAGGAGGATGAGAACAGCGCTCTCATACTCACCGGCTATCAAGTAGATGGATCTGAGGGGAGGAGGGTTTTAGAGGAGGGGAAGATGGAGATAGATGGAGAGGATAATTGGATCTCGATGAGGGTAAATCAACTGAACTTCTCAGCTCACGTGAGTAGATCGGGCATCCTGAGGACGATAAGGGACCTCAGCCCTAGGGAGGTAGTAGCTGTCCATGGGGATAGAGCTAGTGATTTCGCTGATGAGTTAGAGAAGATGGGGATAGCGGCATATTCACCCGAAATAGAGGAGACATTAGATTTTTAG
- a CDS encoding ATP-binding protein, whose amino-acid sequence MGSDSLGKVAPGTTPLSVQMVAYEGVIPRVGEYVILEDGEVRVLGMITDVVMGASELEREDLLQANYYDKILKLIERPSNWIKASIKTIGVLDGKKISGTPKVPISPAADVKRAPTDVLTEIFKPNDGDGIRIGKLMTRDDVDVYLDPDEILSRHLAILAVTGAGKSNTVAVILEEILRLGGVALLFDIHSEYSNMSLDCEGCYVETIQPEIDPLTLSTDEIAKLIGISYESAAKIYIFLKRAHNNAKNLLMREELGDYIKRAGIDGDPQDLLAGIHAIVKLSVDEEGGSDDKNLLRYGRKDRESVLSLLARLEHVRERYSRVLVPRAGEIVDHLNYRKLVVVDLGQLDTELTDIVVGKTLITLLERAKKKRMGSDVWIPIPVFSVIEEAHILVPSSMNTYTNYAASQIAREGRKFGVGLCLVSQRPKGINTDILSQMVNKIILRVIEPEDQAYIRRATEFLSEDMVKYLPSLDIGEAVVVGPMLKIPALIKIRLSRAKRGGESLKARELWKMGSEKRDFKDDYYSAIGD is encoded by the coding sequence TTGGGGAGTGACTCCTTAGGTAAGGTCGCCCCGGGCACCACCCCCCTCTCGGTCCAGATGGTAGCTTACGAGGGCGTGATCCCGAGGGTCGGGGAGTACGTCATACTGGAAGATGGGGAAGTCAGAGTGCTCGGTATGATAACCGATGTCGTGATGGGAGCCTCTGAACTAGAGAGAGAGGACTTGCTCCAAGCTAATTATTACGATAAGATCCTCAAGTTGATTGAGAGGCCATCTAATTGGATAAAAGCATCTATAAAGACGATAGGGGTCCTAGATGGGAAGAAGATCTCTGGAACCCCTAAGGTCCCAATATCGCCTGCAGCGGATGTTAAGAGGGCCCCTACTGATGTCTTGACTGAGATATTCAAACCGAACGATGGCGATGGGATAAGGATAGGTAAGTTGATGACTAGGGATGATGTAGATGTCTACTTAGATCCCGATGAGATACTATCAAGGCATCTAGCTATCCTAGCGGTCACTGGTGCCGGGAAGTCGAATACAGTCGCTGTGATACTCGAGGAGATCCTGAGGCTCGGGGGTGTAGCTCTACTCTTCGATATACACTCCGAATATTCTAACATGTCTCTGGATTGTGAGGGATGCTATGTTGAGACGATACAACCTGAGATAGATCCATTGACACTCAGCACCGATGAAATAGCTAAATTAATAGGAATATCCTACGAATCTGCCGCGAAGATATATATATTCCTTAAAAGAGCTCATAATAATGCGAAAAACCTCTTGATGAGGGAGGAGTTAGGGGATTACATCAAGAGGGCCGGAATAGATGGCGACCCTCAGGATCTACTGGCTGGTATACACGCTATAGTGAAACTATCTGTAGATGAGGAAGGCGGATCCGATGATAAGAACCTGCTGAGGTACGGGAGGAAGGATAGGGAGAGTGTATTGAGCCTCTTAGCCAGGCTGGAGCACGTGAGGGAGAGATATTCTAGGGTCTTAGTCCCTAGGGCTGGTGAGATAGTAGATCACTTGAATTACAGAAAGCTCGTTGTCGTTGATCTGGGTCAATTAGATACGGAGCTGACGGATATAGTCGTAGGTAAGACTCTCATAACTCTACTGGAGAGAGCTAAAAAGAAGAGGATGGGATCCGATGTCTGGATACCTATTCCAGTGTTCTCAGTCATAGAAGAAGCGCATATATTAGTCCCCTCTTCGATGAATACGTACACTAACTACGCTGCCTCGCAAATAGCGAGAGAGGGGAGGAAGTTCGGGGTCGGTCTCTGCTTAGTCAGTCAGAGGCCTAAGGGAATAAACACTGATATACTCTCGCAAATGGTCAATAAGATAATATTGAGGGTGATAGAACCTGAGGATCAAGCCTACATAAGGAGAGCTACGGAGTTCCTAAGCGAGGATATGGTGAAGTACCTCCCGTCCTTAGACATAGGGGAAGCGGTAGTAGTAGGTCCCATGCTCAAGATACCAGCTCTCATAAAGATCAGGTTATCTAGAGCCAAGAGGGGAGGTGAGAGCTTGAAAGCTAGGGAGCTATGGAAGATGGGGAGTGAGAAGAGGGACTTCAAGGATGATTATTACTCGGCTATAGGTGATTGA
- a CDS encoding DNA double-strand break repair nuclease NurA — protein MPLEDELSLESPEEAFIRMSKDILSSLNIERSKYKLKWEEIPEGSHERIAAVDGGSGILFLNQGQVMFLTSSSLFQKDDAIRRARKYHMGVLDAFAHTERVSICRKTMEIKMALRTIESLNPDLLLLDGSLKAFVDGDIWATPFGSRYRVSEVRKFLDKFLMGIEGMGLDLTSGLIPLTQSREHSRDIDAIIEEVLREKGGETLGRDEFLRARAYLERYEFLYSLNKLLSTSKKIVAISKRSGGSAYFRSNVPDIEIVRRCCEMKPGFLEPIPMDLDFQNHGIDSSYSIYLTYARLERGANVLRVEALGDSDDVSEIIGSLARNSIKGYPYHLRIAHEMAKVGRKLIHFLVKNLHLDIVSGREVLGE, from the coding sequence ATGCCATTAGAAGATGAGCTCTCCCTCGAGTCCCCTGAGGAAGCGTTCATCAGGATGAGTAAAGATATCCTGAGCTCCCTCAATATCGAGAGGAGCAAGTACAAGCTGAAGTGGGAGGAGATCCCTGAGGGGTCTCATGAGAGGATAGCGGCTGTGGACGGGGGGAGCGGCATACTCTTCTTGAACCAAGGTCAGGTGATGTTCTTGACATCCTCCTCCCTCTTCCAGAAAGACGATGCCATTAGGAGAGCTAGGAAATATCACATGGGCGTTCTAGATGCTTTCGCGCACACTGAGAGGGTTTCTATATGCAGGAAGACTATGGAGATAAAGATGGCCCTTAGAACAATAGAGTCACTGAATCCGGATCTCCTCCTACTTGATGGATCTCTTAAAGCATTCGTAGATGGAGATATATGGGCTACACCATTCGGCTCGAGGTATCGAGTGAGTGAAGTGAGGAAGTTCCTCGATAAGTTCCTGATGGGGATAGAGGGGATGGGACTCGATCTAACGAGCGGGCTCATACCTCTAACTCAAAGTCGGGAGCATTCTAGAGATATAGATGCTATTATAGAGGAGGTCCTGAGGGAGAAGGGCGGTGAAACTCTGGGAAGGGATGAGTTTCTGAGAGCCAGAGCATATTTGGAAAGATATGAGTTCCTCTATTCATTGAACAAGCTCCTCAGTACGTCTAAAAAAATCGTAGCAATATCCAAGAGATCTGGGGGTAGTGCTTATTTCAGATCTAATGTCCCCGACATTGAGATAGTTAGGAGGTGCTGTGAGATGAAGCCCGGATTCCTGGAGCCCATTCCTATGGATCTGGACTTCCAGAATCACGGTATAGATAGCTCTTATTCGATTTACTTAACTTACGCGAGATTGGAGAGAGGGGCCAATGTGCTGAGGGTAGAGGCACTCGGGGATAGTGACGACGTAAGTGAGATAATAGGATCCCTCGCGAGGAACTCCATAAAGGGATATCCGTATCATCTGAGGATAGCCCACGAGATGGCGAAAGTAGGGAGGAAGCTGATCCACTTCTTAGTCAAGAACCTCCACTTAGATATCGTGAGCGGGAGGGAGGTACTTGGGGAGTGA
- a CDS encoding SMC family ATPase, with the protein MRIRRISLENFGSHQKTDISFTDGINAIIGNNGAGKTTILEAIAYALYHRASRQQDELIRIGAPYMRVTLEFEADGKSYIVTRERRRDGGVSAELHEITERGRRLLQRDQSKVSSQIEAILGFSRDVFLQGIYVRQGEIQELLESQPSKRKEIIARLLGIDILERLWEELRGVIDKLDSEIGGIDREIAAIGDVDRERLEIEGKIEEIERELSDLDSQRRTLQSRIEELKNLVDEIEEKRRKFIELKSKLTEIEERIEQNEKKKKELEKDLIRIDESLSKLPEVEKIASKFDEISKLRDLTMKLSELRRNREAADERLGELKALEEEISEIEGRRKDLDRIKELIEEKRGERQELTKLSMKLADLKEEESDLLRKIDEIKVLSNKEISSLREIVEGAPEDPEEALKFCSRFSEELKKKLEGIDQNMKNLNDEIAVLRERINNYSIYLGELSTNPERCPLCGSKLTIEVIERLKEDLRRNLDEMRAEISEIEGKLRELDSERELTIEKIGRVDEISKRLMENLEELKSIDDSLKRVKDDMMCLSERIAELETSVRDLDDLEENYRKLMSDIERVGKLKERAERLRELLAGVDLDKMRQEISYLEGEINSLMRELNVVDIEEEYQRSKNAFIEFEKLKGLLRERERISSILNELSKEISLDIEKVRELSERIASLGFDENALSKAKSELNEAEGRMREIIRTKGELEGAMSELKKKIDELIIKSEKLRKLRERKERYENFRSKILKIREIFSRDKGIQASLRERAKPIIERELNEIFSSFGFDYDSIELDENFTPILRRGGKEYSFDILSGGERISLALALRLAIARYLVSTKIECFILDEPTIHLDDERIESLLEALSSLQIPQVIVVTHSPRFRDIASRSILVSKVNGISNIEILEDVMVSD; encoded by the coding sequence TTGAGGATAAGGAGGATATCTCTCGAGAACTTCGGATCCCATCAGAAAACAGATATATCATTCACTGACGGTATAAATGCGATAATAGGGAACAATGGAGCTGGAAAAACTACTATACTTGAGGCTATAGCTTACGCTCTATACCATAGGGCCAGCAGGCAGCAGGATGAGTTGATAAGGATAGGAGCTCCCTACATGAGAGTGACGCTGGAGTTCGAGGCGGATGGGAAGAGCTATATAGTGACTAGGGAGAGGAGGAGAGATGGGGGAGTCTCTGCAGAGCTCCATGAGATCACGGAGAGAGGTAGGAGATTATTACAGAGGGATCAGAGTAAAGTATCTTCCCAAATAGAGGCTATATTGGGTTTCAGTAGGGATGTATTCCTTCAGGGGATTTACGTTAGGCAGGGCGAGATACAAGAACTATTGGAGAGCCAGCCATCGAAGAGGAAGGAGATAATAGCTAGGCTCTTAGGCATAGATATACTCGAGAGACTTTGGGAGGAGCTCAGGGGCGTCATAGATAAGCTGGATTCTGAGATAGGAGGGATAGATAGGGAGATAGCTGCGATAGGAGATGTAGATAGGGAGAGATTGGAGATAGAGGGGAAGATCGAGGAGATTGAGAGAGAGCTCTCCGACCTAGATTCTCAAAGACGCACACTTCAGTCGAGGATAGAGGAACTTAAGAATCTAGTCGATGAGATCGAGGAAAAGAGGAGGAAGTTCATCGAGCTGAAATCTAAGCTCACTGAGATAGAGGAGAGGATCGAGCAGAATGAGAAGAAAAAGAAGGAGCTCGAAAAAGACCTTATTAGGATAGATGAAAGCTTATCGAAGCTTCCAGAGGTAGAAAAGATCGCCTCAAAGTTTGATGAGATTTCCAAGTTGAGAGATTTAACAATGAAACTCTCCGAACTTAGGAGAAATCGCGAAGCAGCTGATGAGAGGCTAGGTGAACTAAAGGCTTTAGAAGAGGAGATCTCTGAGATAGAGGGGAGAAGGAAGGACTTAGATAGGATTAAAGAGTTAATCGAAGAGAAGAGGGGAGAGAGGCAAGAGCTAACTAAACTGAGCATGAAACTAGCAGATCTTAAAGAGGAGGAAAGCGATCTCTTGAGGAAGATCGATGAAATAAAGGTTTTATCGAATAAGGAGATCTCTTCGCTGAGGGAGATTGTTGAGGGAGCGCCTGAGGATCCTGAGGAAGCCCTGAAGTTCTGCTCAAGGTTCTCCGAGGAGCTCAAGAAAAAGCTAGAGGGGATCGATCAAAATATGAAAAATTTGAACGATGAGATCGCTGTGCTGAGGGAGAGGATCAATAATTACTCGATATACTTAGGAGAGCTGAGCACGAACCCAGAGAGGTGTCCATTATGCGGCTCTAAGCTCACAATAGAAGTGATAGAGAGACTCAAGGAGGACCTTCGGAGGAATTTGGATGAGATGAGAGCGGAGATCTCTGAGATAGAGGGTAAATTGAGAGAGTTAGATAGCGAGAGAGAGCTGACCATAGAGAAGATCGGGAGAGTAGATGAAATATCGAAGAGGCTGATGGAAAATCTAGAGGAGCTCAAAAGTATCGATGATTCCTTAAAAAGAGTTAAGGATGATATGATGTGTTTATCTGAGAGAATAGCTGAATTAGAGACCTCCGTAAGAGATTTAGATGATCTAGAGGAGAATTATAGGAAATTAATGTCGGATATCGAGAGAGTTGGGAAACTGAAGGAGAGAGCTGAGAGATTGAGAGAACTCCTCGCTGGAGTGGACTTAGATAAGATGAGGCAAGAGATAAGCTATCTAGAGGGGGAGATTAATTCTTTGATGAGAGAGCTGAATGTAGTAGATATTGAGGAGGAATATCAGAGATCGAAGAATGCTTTCATAGAGTTTGAGAAGCTTAAGGGACTTCTTAGGGAGAGGGAGAGGATTTCAAGCATCTTGAATGAGCTCTCGAAGGAGATATCCTTGGATATTGAGAAGGTCAGGGAGCTCTCTGAGAGGATAGCGTCTCTAGGCTTCGATGAGAACGCTCTATCTAAAGCGAAGAGCGAGTTGAATGAAGCAGAGGGAAGGATGAGGGAGATCATTAGAACTAAGGGGGAGCTCGAAGGAGCTATGAGTGAGTTAAAGAAGAAGATCGATGAGTTGATCATTAAATCAGAGAAGTTGAGGAAGCTCAGGGAGAGGAAGGAGAGGTATGAGAACTTCAGATCGAAAATATTGAAGATAAGGGAGATATTCAGTAGGGATAAGGGTATACAAGCTTCTCTCAGGGAGAGAGCTAAGCCAATCATAGAGAGGGAGCTCAATGAGATCTTCAGCTCATTCGGATTCGATTACGATTCAATAGAGCTCGATGAGAACTTCACTCCCATCCTGAGGAGAGGAGGAAAGGAATATTCATTCGATATCTTGAGCGGTGGTGAGAGGATCTCATTAGCGCTCGCACTGAGGCTAGCTATAGCTAGATATCTGGTCTCCACTAAGATAGAGTGCTTCATCCTAGATGAGCCGACTATACATCTGGACGACGAGAGGATAGAGTCCCTGCTCGAGGCTCTCTCATCGCTCCAGATACCTCAGGTAATAGTAGTGACACATTCCCCTAGGTTCAGGGACATAGCTTCCAGGTCCATACTCGTCAGTAAGGTGAACGGTATTTCAAATATTGAGATCCTAGAGGATGTCATGGTAAGCGATTAA
- a CDS encoding PspA/IM30 family protein, with protein sequence MSGFWDRLRANIEAKLNKLLDRFEDPREQLDYAYDKLVQQLHNVEIALSRAIAARKKLEFELERLDERIKDMDDKAKRALKAGREDLAKQALERKLVLVQQRETISKRIDEMKQDEEKLLSLRDNLRTKIELFKAKKEQLKAEYEASKAQVEVQGMITGLSDDFASAARIIERSEEKISDMKARAAAIDELIATGGALDLLEPEERDVIERELGKIELQAQLEEEIKKLKEEVGG encoded by the coding sequence ATGTCCGGATTCTGGGATAGGTTGAGAGCTAATATAGAGGCCAAGTTGAATAAACTGCTCGATAGATTCGAGGACCCGAGGGAGCAACTGGATTACGCTTACGATAAGCTCGTTCAACAGTTGCATAACGTTGAGATAGCGCTATCTAGGGCGATAGCTGCTAGGAAGAAGTTGGAATTCGAGTTAGAGAGGCTGGATGAGAGGATAAAGGATATGGATGATAAAGCTAAGAGGGCCCTTAAGGCGGGCAGGGAGGATCTAGCTAAGCAAGCTCTAGAGAGGAAGTTAGTCCTAGTCCAGCAGAGGGAGACCATAAGTAAGAGGATAGATGAGATGAAGCAAGACGAGGAAAAGCTGCTCTCTCTGAGGGACAATCTTAGGACTAAGATAGAGCTATTCAAGGCTAAGAAGGAGCAGCTTAAGGCAGAATATGAAGCCTCTAAGGCTCAGGTCGAGGTTCAGGGGATGATAACAGGATTATCAGACGACTTCGCATCAGCAGCTAGGATAATCGAGAGATCTGAGGAGAAAATAAGCGATATGAAGGCGAGAGCAGCAGCGATAGATGAATTAATAGCTACTGGAGGAGCTCTAGACTTACTGGAGCCAGAGGAGAGGGATGTCATAGAGAGGGAGTTAGGTAAGATAGAGCTGCAGGCTCAATTGGAGGAGGAGATTAAGAAACTGAAGGAGGAAGTTGGGGGTTAA